The Acidianus infernus genome window below encodes:
- a CDS encoding 4-hydroxyphenylacetate 3-hydroxylase family protein gives MGIRTGQEYLDSIKVRNKVEIYVMGKEVKDVTTNPFLKPSVLAFKATFDSAWDEDTKDLARVWSPFINEEVNRFNHIHRSPEDLAAKVKLLRKISHKVGACFQRCVGYDALNTLYIITELMAQHGKTEPKEKFIEYLKTVQKKDLALAGAMTDAKGVRTLKPHEQPNKNAYVRITEVTKDGIYVSGAKANITGVAASEEIVVLPTRAMGPEDQDYAVAFSIPTDTEGIKIIVGRQLNDARRLEGGEIDALPYFYNHEGLVIFDNVFVPMERVFLMKDWQYTSQLVEIFSAYHRQGYGGCKAGLGDVIIGATYNLAKQIGVEKAPHVQDKINEEIFLTETMYAAGIAASLNGIEVCPGCWWVNPMQANVTKHLVTRFPSQIAQLAIDIAGGILGTAPSEWDLKNPKIKELLAKYLQGVDGYTAEDRIRMVRLLENVALGVAFQIESVHGAGSPAAQRIMFSRLYNLSYAEEVAKRLAGMKSNVKFTKKVEPWKESETEKLAKEAEKNTVTASGGK, from the coding sequence ATGGGAATTAGAACAGGACAGGAATATTTAGATTCAATTAAGGTAAGAAATAAGGTAGAAATTTACGTAATGGGTAAGGAAGTTAAAGACGTAACAACTAATCCCTTCCTAAAGCCCTCAGTTTTAGCTTTTAAGGCAACATTTGATTCAGCCTGGGACGAAGATACAAAGGACTTGGCTAGAGTTTGGAGCCCTTTCATTAACGAGGAAGTTAATAGGTTTAACCACATTCATAGATCACCAGAGGATCTAGCGGCAAAAGTAAAACTTCTGAGAAAAATAAGCCACAAGGTTGGAGCGTGTTTCCAAAGATGTGTAGGATACGACGCTTTAAACACTCTTTATATAATAACGGAATTAATGGCACAGCACGGAAAAACTGAACCCAAAGAGAAGTTCATAGAATACTTAAAGACCGTACAAAAGAAGGATTTAGCTTTAGCAGGAGCAATGACTGACGCAAAAGGAGTAAGGACTCTGAAACCTCACGAACAGCCCAATAAGAACGCTTACGTAAGGATTACTGAAGTTACGAAAGACGGTATTTACGTTTCAGGAGCAAAGGCAAACATTACCGGAGTTGCCGCTAGCGAAGAGATTGTAGTTTTGCCTACAAGGGCAATGGGACCTGAAGATCAAGATTATGCAGTTGCTTTCTCAATTCCTACCGATACTGAAGGAATAAAAATAATAGTTGGAAGGCAATTAAACGATGCAAGAAGGCTTGAAGGCGGAGAAATAGATGCATTGCCCTATTTTTACAACCACGAGGGATTAGTTATATTTGATAATGTGTTCGTACCCATGGAAAGAGTGTTTCTAATGAAGGATTGGCAATACACAAGCCAATTAGTTGAAATATTCTCAGCCTATCATAGGCAAGGATACGGAGGATGTAAAGCAGGGTTAGGAGACGTAATAATTGGTGCTACTTACAATTTAGCTAAGCAAATAGGAGTCGAGAAAGCTCCCCACGTTCAAGACAAGATTAATGAGGAAATCTTCCTAACTGAGACTATGTATGCTGCGGGAATTGCAGCAAGCTTAAACGGGATTGAGGTTTGTCCAGGCTGTTGGTGGGTTAACCCGATGCAGGCTAACGTTACAAAGCATTTAGTTACTAGATTCCCTTCACAGATAGCTCAATTAGCAATTGATATTGCCGGAGGAATATTAGGAACTGCGCCGAGTGAATGGGATTTGAAGAATCCTAAGATTAAGGAATTATTAGCAAAGTACTTACAAGGAGTTGATGGATATACCGCAGAAGATAGGATAAGGATGGTTAGACTACTGGAAAACGTAGCTTTAGGAGTTGCTTTCCAGATAGAGTCAGTTCACGGTGCTGGGAGTCCAGCAGCTCAACGTATAATGTTCAGCAGGTTGTATAATTTAAGCTATGCAGAGGAAGTTGCTAAGAGATTGGCAGGGATGAAATCAAACGTCAAGTTTACAAAGAAGGTTGAACCTTGGAAAGAATCTGAAACTGAAAAATTAGCTAAAGAAGCTGAGAAGAATACAGTAACTGCTAGTGGTGGAAAATAA
- a CDS encoding arylmalonate decarboxylase: protein MPGGRGRIGVIIPANNAAMEYDLWKMAPEGVTIHVTRMKPTKGCEPTDVEAFRQEIKETYYLLHEVSDVIIYGRTYGTHKHGNIIKEIIKDVVIPEEAVVEILRKLGVKKVWVGTPYIKERTLEEVSWIRSQGFEVTGFDGLGKIKGVDISNTPVFTIYRLVKRNLEDVLKADAVYIACTALSTFEASQYLHEDLGMPIVTENVAAMWKALQKIKVKGITPGFELR from the coding sequence ATGCCTGGAGGAAGAGGTAGAATAGGAGTAATTATCCCAGCAAATAACGCAGCAATGGAATATGACTTGTGGAAAATGGCTCCAGAAGGGGTTACAATACACGTTACCAGAATGAAGCCTACAAAGGGTTGTGAGCCTACTGACGTTGAGGCTTTTAGACAGGAAATTAAGGAAACTTACTACTTACTCCACGAAGTTTCTGACGTAATAATTTACGGTAGAACTTATGGGACTCATAAGCACGGTAACATTATTAAGGAAATAATTAAGGATGTCGTAATACCAGAAGAAGCTGTAGTTGAAATACTAAGAAAGTTAGGAGTTAAGAAGGTTTGGGTCGGTACTCCTTATATAAAGGAGAGAACTTTGGAGGAAGTATCTTGGATACGGTCTCAAGGATTTGAGGTAACAGGCTTTGATGGTCTAGGTAAGATTAAGGGTGTTGATATTTCTAACACTCCGGTTTTTACAATCTATAGATTAGTAAAAAGGAATTTGGAAGACGTACTTAAGGCAGATGCTGTTTACATTGCTTGTACCGCATTATCAACTTTTGAGGCATCGCAATACCTGCACGAGGATTTGGGAATGCCTATTGTAACAGAAAACGTTGCAGCGATGTGGAAGGCTTTGCAAAAGATTAAAGTTAAGGGCATTACGCCAGGGTTTGAATTAAGATAG
- a CDS encoding cbb3-type cytochrome c oxidase subunit I has translation MSSVSKGLINLVNAVFQLDKDWVSRISMAMIVMSLIWGILGIIDALMVRIQELSWGVSQTLVFTSQEYYAGIGLHAMRDLFGFAVQLEIAIFVFLSYKILNFQPRAKWFLNIGFILFNIAFMLLEGPIVAYPTFNDNYFPAESWYYLSPYGLPAYSQDVVSPLWFFGWELMDIGVYIYVIWLIYHYYLATKTYKEKLPIFGVFALMTSLMIAIGWSGEVAANTWDILNYYGLVGLNVISNQIAFGILWHSIVYIVWMPAVGAMYYLIPLLAGKPLYSDKMGRIAALLYLVFSNNVPIHHLYMVDLPVYLKILQEVLTYGVVVPSMMTFFNLWATVKGAQVKMNLITAWISISFAGAIAAGVTGIANGDISFDAIIHDSMWVVGHFHAMIFWSIVPAGFATLYYMIPMLTGRMWYSTKLGWIHMVGYMIGTAMIIVGFDALGLSGLVRKAEIYPLIPAYVTPEVVASVGAMIADFATLIWLGNLVLTLLKGKTQNFEGVSLDNAVSFIASTLEAPRLDKIEVPLQSLKSALIRAFEKK, from the coding sequence ATGAGTTCAGTTTCAAAAGGTTTAATTAACCTAGTTAATGCTGTATTCCAATTGGATAAGGACTGGGTAAGCAGAATATCAATGGCAATGATAGTAATGAGTCTAATTTGGGGAATCCTAGGAATTATTGATGCGTTAATGGTGAGAATTCAAGAACTAAGCTGGGGAGTCTCTCAAACCTTAGTTTTTACTTCACAAGAGTACTATGCAGGAATAGGATTACACGCAATGAGAGACTTATTCGGCTTTGCAGTACAGTTGGAAATTGCTATCTTTGTATTTTTATCTTATAAGATCTTGAACTTCCAACCAAGGGCAAAGTGGTTCCTTAACATTGGATTCATACTATTCAACATAGCATTCATGTTACTTGAAGGACCAATAGTTGCGTATCCAACGTTCAACGATAATTACTTCCCAGCTGAAAGCTGGTATTACTTGTCACCTTATGGATTACCTGCATATTCACAAGATGTAGTATCTCCGCTATGGTTTTTTGGCTGGGAATTAATGGATATAGGTGTTTACATATATGTTATATGGCTAATTTACCATTACTACCTTGCAACTAAGACGTATAAAGAAAAACTACCAATATTTGGAGTCTTTGCATTAATGACTTCACTAATGATAGCAATAGGTTGGAGCGGAGAAGTTGCGGCTAATACCTGGGATATATTAAACTACTACGGACTTGTAGGACTAAACGTAATATCTAACCAAATTGCCTTCGGAATATTATGGCACTCTATTGTATACATAGTCTGGATGCCCGCTGTTGGAGCAATGTACTACTTAATACCGCTCTTAGCAGGAAAACCATTATACAGCGATAAAATGGGAAGAATTGCAGCACTTCTTTACCTTGTCTTCTCCAACAACGTACCAATACACCACTTATACATGGTAGACTTACCAGTATACTTGAAAATCTTACAAGAAGTATTAACATACGGTGTTGTTGTACCATCAATGATGACGTTCTTCAACTTATGGGCTACAGTTAAAGGAGCACAAGTAAAGATGAACTTGATCACAGCATGGATATCAATTAGCTTTGCAGGAGCAATTGCAGCTGGAGTAACTGGAATTGCTAACGGTGATATAAGCTTTGACGCAATAATTCATGATAGCATGTGGGTAGTTGGGCACTTCCACGCAATGATATTCTGGTCAATTGTTCCAGCGGGATTTGCAACCCTTTATTATATGATACCAATGTTGACCGGTAGAATGTGGTACTCAACTAAGCTAGGCTGGATTCACATGGTAGGCTACATGATAGGAACAGCAATGATAATAGTAGGATTTGACGCATTAGGACTATCAGGTTTGGTAAGAAAGGCTGAAATTTATCCATTGATTCCTGCTTACGTTACTCCAGAAGTTGTAGCCAGCGTAGGAGCAATGATAGCAGACTTTGCAACATTAATATGGCTAGGAAACCTAGTATTAACACTATTAAAAGGAAAGACTCAAAACTTTGAAGGAGTAAGCTTGGATAACGCAGTATCATTCATAGCTTCAACGTTAGAAGCGCCAAGATTAGATAAGATAGAAGTACCTTTACAGAGCTTAAAGTCGGCATTAATAAGAGCATTTGAAAAGAAATAA
- a CDS encoding phytoene desaturase family protein has translation MRAIIIGAGHNGLIASYYLRKAGFEVLIFDNKFGGMTDTTVIKGVKVSRASYVLGLMPKKFIDEFEIPVIEQDPIQTIWLEDRIIPFWRNREKRIKELIKAGEDKFPEFEEKIFKFKKLLEEKFTFVITPPSEKEVIEEAKNAGIEEVMRPSKEFLSKYLSRDLHDFFIYPGMEDSPAYLVAYFYDDWSFVKGGMGTVAEKIFEKANKLGVNFVREKVDKILVEHDRAVGVKVGDKVYKADVILSTASPAETMKLAEYEHKFTLGKNRWVKYNVILKEFPKVNERIKNFVNSIIDFEGGEVVIPSTVDDRGGIIMEFMGNYEEVIERFKGEIVYVDKLDARIAEEIYNLPAGNLNHLPMKEPYLFDGRPEKGWGYKTPIKDLYLGGAGTYPGGQVSGIPGYNSARLIVKEKLGKEIEDI, from the coding sequence ATGAGAGCAATAATAATCGGTGCTGGACATAACGGACTTATCGCATCTTACTATTTAAGAAAGGCAGGTTTTGAAGTGTTAATTTTTGATAATAAATTCGGAGGAATGACTGATACTACGGTAATAAAAGGAGTTAAAGTAAGTAGAGCGTCCTACGTCCTAGGTTTAATGCCCAAAAAATTCATAGATGAATTTGAAATACCAGTAATTGAACAAGACCCAATACAAACAATATGGTTAGAAGATAGGATAATCCCATTCTGGAGGAATAGGGAAAAGAGAATAAAGGAATTAATAAAGGCAGGAGAAGATAAGTTTCCGGAATTTGAAGAGAAGATATTCAAATTTAAGAAACTTTTAGAGGAAAAGTTTACTTTCGTAATCACTCCGCCTTCAGAAAAAGAGGTTATAGAAGAAGCTAAAAATGCCGGAATAGAAGAAGTTATGAGACCTTCAAAAGAGTTCCTGTCAAAGTACCTTTCGAGAGATCTGCACGATTTCTTCATTTATCCAGGAATGGAAGATTCTCCTGCTTACCTAGTGGCTTACTTTTACGACGATTGGTCTTTCGTAAAAGGCGGTATGGGAACAGTTGCCGAGAAGATCTTTGAGAAGGCCAATAAGCTAGGAGTTAATTTCGTGAGAGAAAAGGTGGATAAAATTCTTGTTGAACATGATAGGGCAGTAGGAGTTAAGGTTGGGGATAAGGTTTACAAGGCAGATGTTATTTTGTCTACCGCAAGTCCTGCAGAAACTATGAAATTGGCCGAATATGAGCATAAGTTTACTCTAGGTAAAAATAGGTGGGTTAAATATAATGTAATATTAAAGGAATTTCCTAAGGTAAATGAGAGGATAAAGAATTTCGTCAATTCAATAATAGACTTCGAAGGCGGAGAAGTTGTAATTCCTTCAACAGTTGACGACAGGGGAGGAATAATAATGGAATTCATGGGTAATTATGAAGAAGTAATTGAAAGGTTTAAAGGCGAAATAGTTTACGTTGATAAATTAGATGCCAGAATTGCGGAAGAGATATATAATTTGCCTGCGGGTAATTTAAACCATTTACCTATGAAGGAACCGTACTTATTTGATGGAAGGCCAGAGAAAGGTTGGGGGTATAAAACTCCCATAAAGGACTTATACTTAGGAGGAGCAGGAACTTACCCTGGAGGTCAGGTCTCCGGCATTCCAGGTTACAATTCAGCGAGACTAATAGTTAAGGAAAAGCTGGGAAAGGAAATAGAAGATATTTAA
- a CDS encoding trimeric intracellular cation channel family protein — protein MSLILLITNYIGIIAFSISGSMKAIEKKMDLLGVITLGFSTSLAGGILADLLLGITPPTNLIYIPYPTASFITSIVTFAFYKKFTHVSKPLIYADALGLGAFTASGASLAFSLRPDPLLVIMVGTITAVGGGVLRDILANEIPLVLTKEFYASASIIGSTIYYGLAELGVQTGFLTTLVLLLTFTLRLLAIRMKWKLPSSAVFDKS, from the coding sequence ATGAGTTTAATACTTTTAATAACTAATTACATAGGAATTATTGCATTTTCAATATCAGGTTCTATGAAGGCTATTGAAAAGAAAATGGATTTACTTGGTGTTATAACACTAGGTTTTTCAACTTCATTGGCTGGAGGAATCTTAGCTGACTTACTGCTAGGAATTACTCCACCCACAAACTTAATTTACATACCTTACCCCACAGCATCCTTTATTACTAGCATAGTTACTTTTGCGTTCTACAAGAAATTTACTCACGTAAGTAAGCCTTTAATATATGCAGATGCTCTAGGTCTAGGAGCATTTACTGCTTCTGGAGCTTCTTTGGCATTTAGTTTAAGACCAGATCCCCTGCTGGTTATAATGGTAGGAACTATAACCGCTGTAGGCGGAGGAGTACTTAGGGATATATTGGCTAATGAGATACCCCTAGTTTTAACTAAGGAGTTCTATGCCTCAGCGTCAATTATAGGTTCTACAATATATTACGGTTTAGCGGAGTTAGGCGTGCAGACTGGATTCCTTACTACTTTAGTTCTACTTTTAACGTTTACTCTAAGACTTCTTGCTATTAGGATGAAGTGGAAGTTGCCTTCATCAGCAGTTTTCGATAAATCGTGA
- a CDS encoding DMT family transporter has translation MRTSGHIDLTLAAFFWGTIGIVVNYFYLLGGNQFAMVIIRSVVSAVVSLFIVKKIVVNKYAIGMGFVSSLFYLTYIYTIPVDGPSLSAVLLYTAPLWVSIFSYFLVKEKTTLGKIISSIMILAGLYIMYLGVPTLQQFLLGLASGLTYAGLISFSRLLQKKGMNDWEIIFSQSLWSIPFSLPFVRVLNLPSVYAGIYLAIFATVIPYFFFYRGMKKTDSITASIITALEPVFTIILSMIIFKEFLNIYETIGTIIILSAIFLSVKIH, from the coding sequence ATGAGAACAAGCGGTCACATAGATTTAACTCTAGCAGCTTTCTTCTGGGGCACAATTGGGATAGTAGTTAATTACTTTTACTTACTTGGCGGGAACCAGTTTGCGATGGTAATAATAAGGAGTGTAGTCTCCGCAGTCGTTTCCCTGTTTATTGTGAAAAAAATAGTAGTAAATAAATATGCTATAGGTATGGGTTTTGTTTCTTCGCTCTTTTATTTAACATATATTTATACAATTCCAGTTGACGGTCCCTCACTTTCTGCAGTATTACTTTACACTGCTCCCCTCTGGGTTTCAATATTTTCCTACTTTCTGGTTAAAGAGAAGACTACTTTAGGAAAGATTATCTCGTCAATAATGATTTTAGCCGGTTTATATATCATGTACTTAGGAGTTCCTACTCTCCAGCAGTTCCTTTTGGGCTTAGCTTCGGGCTTAACTTACGCAGGTTTAATATCCTTTTCTCGACTCCTACAAAAAAAAGGTATGAACGATTGGGAAATAATATTTTCACAGTCCCTCTGGTCAATACCTTTCTCTTTACCTTTTGTTAGAGTCCTAAATTTACCTTCAGTTTACGCCGGTATTTATCTTGCAATTTTTGCCACCGTAATTCCTTATTTCTTCTTTTACAGGGGAATGAAGAAGACCGACTCAATAACCGCATCAATAATTACCGCATTAGAGCCTGTATTTACAATAATACTTTCAATGATTATTTTTAAAGAGTTCCTTAACATTTATGAGACAATAGGGACAATAATCATTTTATCAGCAATATTCCTTAGCGTTAAGATACATTAG
- a CDS encoding tetratricopeptide repeat protein has translation MSQIDDIIKQYNSGNLNLALRKLEELVSKNPTKEAYELMAKILLEMGKDDEALEYFEKAGNKVEKARILLSRGMYSDALDELKDVNSTEAKIIKATIYLRKEDYKKVIEELNEINDELSSNPLYYKIKGIAEYYLGNYYDALRDLTRGIELYPLDSELYYYRALVKISLNEDKEAESDINTAINLNPYYAEAYFSKGLLKEKKGKYEEAIAYYSKSIEINPEYVEAYVRRAKSYMKSGMEKEAFEDIKVVKELKEKKENIARIDIDKENDG, from the coding sequence ATGTCACAGATAGATGATATTATCAAACAATATAATAGCGGTAACTTGAATTTAGCATTAAGAAAATTGGAAGAATTAGTTAGTAAAAATCCCACAAAAGAAGCTTACGAGCTAATGGCAAAAATCCTCCTTGAAATGGGAAAAGATGATGAAGCATTAGAATATTTTGAGAAGGCTGGAAATAAGGTAGAGAAAGCAAGAATACTACTATCTAGAGGAATGTATTCTGATGCCTTGGACGAATTAAAAGACGTTAATTCTACTGAAGCTAAGATAATTAAGGCTACTATATATTTGAGGAAAGAGGATTACAAGAAAGTTATTGAAGAGTTAAACGAAATAAATGACGAGCTTTCTTCTAATCCCCTTTACTATAAAATAAAAGGAATAGCCGAGTACTATTTAGGAAATTATTACGATGCACTTAGGGATTTAACTAGAGGCATCGAGCTTTATCCATTAGATTCCGAACTCTATTATTATAGAGCACTAGTGAAAATTTCATTAAATGAAGATAAAGAAGCGGAAAGTGATATAAATACTGCAATAAACTTGAACCCTTATTATGCCGAGGCTTACTTCAGTAAAGGCTTACTTAAGGAAAAGAAAGGAAAATATGAAGAAGCAATTGCCTATTATTCCAAATCAATAGAAATTAATCCAGAATATGTAGAGGCATACGTAAGAAGAGCTAAATCTTACATGAAGAGCGGAATGGAGAAAGAAGCGTTTGAAGACATTAAAGTTGTTAAAGAATTAAAAGAAAAGAAGGAGAATATAGCGAGAATAGACATCGATAAGGAAAATGATGGTTAA
- a CDS encoding serine/threonine-protein kinase has product MRINEKIVNTIRLSFIASSILVGFIILYPMINDISLFSSNSIIFIVTESLIIYALAMSIKPCLKSIGIALVLSNLLIPSLLQQTFSSMLSNISISIFFYITFIILTLIMLLIALLFGGTKLQIIYLIITAFILLPILQYSIFNIRCYSCIFKCLPYSILFYNHMFLFYTVSGILGFVLSASKKAERLVFDAVNNVALPYFLSALLPLIFLLLILNNVSTLKEIIYYYIVNHFATYLILVMIAVSVFGSIIFRGQRDTEFAIVISLASLGLAWFSFIYSPYYTLVFLILGASVIPISLPNPQLIENKLFSAINSNSYNKAEKYLDTLLKLNYTYTKIFCDAAGKFECNSMSWIYSKFAGKIIYNNCNNLSNVVNCIISKNIIPSDANVLLDVLVLKDKDSAEKFASYLLTKNLPQPIKEKAKLTLASIMGIASTTNPKQLPPLESWDPNIWIGSNLYGYKITKVLGSGGSSYVLVGERNSQQYAIKVAKISKSNVNDILNVFGNISKESSNLQSISEKSPNIVRIFGFFADLNSIMDIVNGKSEVYYFTPPAIVMELMEGGTVEDLLKNKAIVLSNYWKKVVALISLNIANALKIVHQEGYVHLDVKPSNIFFNKYPGKTAEEIYENIRNGVISVKLGDLGSARKIGERVLEYTPQYCSIDQVEAMLTNKGADVRMDVYALGATIYKMLTQTQFNPPKVSELMDKAVQAYVKNQPYAIYLEEARKELEIFHQRFSLPAEYAEFDPLIKTMTSPDILKRPNIDYVIMELNKLNITS; this is encoded by the coding sequence ATGAGAATTAACGAAAAAATCGTCAATACTATTAGACTTTCATTTATAGCATCTTCAATACTCGTGGGCTTCATAATTTTATATCCAATGATTAATGATATTTCCCTATTCTCATCAAATTCAATTATATTTATTGTTACTGAAAGCTTAATAATATATGCTCTAGCGATGTCAATAAAGCCTTGCCTTAAGTCGATAGGAATAGCGCTTGTTTTATCAAATTTATTAATACCGTCATTACTACAGCAGACTTTTAGTTCTATGCTATCTAACATTTCAATTTCTATATTTTTCTATATAACTTTCATAATCTTAACCTTAATAATGCTATTAATTGCATTATTATTTGGAGGAACTAAATTGCAAATAATATATTTAATTATTACAGCATTTATACTATTGCCTATTTTACAGTATTCTATCTTTAATATAAGATGCTACTCATGTATTTTCAAATGTTTGCCTTACTCAATATTATTTTATAATCATATGTTTCTGTTCTATACAGTTTCAGGAATACTAGGATTTGTATTATCAGCTAGCAAAAAAGCAGAAAGATTAGTATTTGACGCAGTAAATAATGTTGCATTGCCTTATTTTCTTTCAGCGCTATTACCATTGATATTTTTACTTTTAATATTAAATAATGTTTCTACACTAAAGGAAATAATATATTATTATATTGTAAATCATTTTGCAACATATTTGATTCTAGTAATGATAGCAGTTTCTGTATTTGGAAGTATAATTTTCAGAGGACAAAGAGATACGGAGTTCGCAATAGTAATATCCTTGGCATCATTGGGCCTAGCTTGGTTCTCCTTTATTTATTCACCTTATTATACATTAGTTTTCTTAATTCTTGGTGCTTCAGTAATTCCGATTAGTTTACCTAATCCTCAGCTCATAGAGAATAAACTATTTAGTGCAATAAATTCAAATTCATATAATAAGGCGGAAAAGTATTTGGATACTTTACTAAAGTTAAATTATACATATACTAAGATCTTCTGTGATGCTGCAGGTAAATTTGAATGTAATTCAATGTCCTGGATTTACTCGAAATTTGCGGGAAAAATAATCTACAATAACTGTAATAATCTTTCAAATGTGGTAAATTGTATAATATCTAAGAATATTATTCCATCAGATGCTAATGTTTTACTTGATGTATTAGTGTTGAAAGATAAGGATTCTGCAGAGAAATTTGCAAGTTATTTGCTCACAAAAAACTTGCCACAACCTATTAAGGAAAAAGCAAAATTAACCCTAGCCTCAATTATGGGTATAGCATCAACTACAAATCCTAAACAACTCCCTCCCTTAGAATCTTGGGATCCCAATATTTGGATAGGTAGCAATTTATACGGCTATAAAATTACTAAGGTTTTAGGGAGTGGAGGAAGTTCATATGTATTAGTTGGAGAAAGAAATAGTCAACAATACGCAATAAAAGTTGCTAAAATTTCCAAATCAAATGTTAATGATATACTTAATGTATTTGGAAACATATCAAAAGAGTCATCTAACTTACAGAGTATTTCTGAGAAGTCACCTAATATTGTTAGAATATTTGGATTTTTTGCGGATTTAAATAGTATAATGGATATAGTAAATGGAAAGTCAGAAGTATATTATTTTACGCCTCCTGCAATAGTTATGGAACTAATGGAAGGGGGTACAGTGGAAGATTTACTAAAAAATAAAGCAATAGTACTCTCAAACTATTGGAAGAAAGTTGTAGCTTTAATCTCGCTTAATATTGCTAACGCTTTAAAAATAGTCCACCAAGAAGGATATGTTCATCTTGATGTAAAGCCTTCTAACATATTCTTTAACAAATATCCAGGGAAAACGGCTGAGGAAATTTACGAGAACATAAGAAATGGAGTAATTTCAGTTAAATTAGGAGATTTAGGTTCTGCAAGAAAGATAGGAGAAAGAGTGCTAGAGTATACTCCACAATACTGTTCAATAGATCAAGTAGAAGCTATGCTCACTAATAAAGGTGCTGACGTAAGAATGGATGTATACGCTTTAGGAGCAACAATTTATAAAATGCTTACTCAAACGCAATTTAATCCTCCTAAGGTGTCAGAACTCATGGACAAGGCTGTTCAAGCCTATGTAAAGAATCAGCCTTATGCTATTTATTTGGAAGAAGCCAGGAAAGAATTAGAGATATTTCACCAAAGGTTTTCTTTACCTGCAGAGTATGCTGAATTTGATCCATTAATAAAAACAATGACTTCTCCAGATATCTTAAAAAGACCTAACATAGATTATGTTATTATGGAATTAAATAAGCTAAATATAACAAGTTAA
- a CDS encoding BadF/BadG/BcrA/BcrD ATPase family protein, with translation MILAVDGGATKTVALLFDENKFKIKGIGLAGSSNFTIIGASKAEENLRKAIKEAEGDKADKAVFCLAGIGDSAEDTKRGEEMVRRIFPNAQVYNDGVGAYRATNLFEDGGVFAPGTGSVAFYQKNGVLHRVGGWSWIFGDEGSASWIAKTAITYATRVVDGIEEKSELPHAVEEYFKLPFREAVIKLSKEQDKRLIASFAVIVDELAQRGDPLALRVMKEASEYIVRMINRLKKEGGRVSVIGGVMNSRIIRDEISSLGVSIFYSYQAVIGGLILAGVKMSFEERDMLAKELTQKIYNLPEEELKNYLFINIKSKYSET, from the coding sequence GTGATATTGGCAGTAGACGGCGGTGCAACTAAGACAGTAGCTTTACTTTTTGATGAGAACAAATTTAAAATTAAAGGAATAGGACTAGCAGGATCTTCTAATTTTACAATAATAGGAGCAAGTAAAGCGGAAGAAAACTTAAGAAAAGCAATAAAGGAGGCGGAAGGAGATAAGGCAGATAAGGCAGTTTTTTGTTTAGCAGGAATAGGAGACTCTGCTGAAGATACTAAAAGAGGAGAAGAAATGGTAAGAAGAATTTTCCCTAATGCTCAAGTCTATAATGATGGCGTAGGAGCTTATAGGGCTACCAATTTATTTGAAGATGGCGGAGTTTTTGCTCCGGGTACAGGAAGTGTAGCTTTCTATCAAAAGAACGGTGTATTGCATAGAGTTGGTGGTTGGAGCTGGATTTTTGGTGACGAAGGTTCTGCCTCTTGGATAGCTAAGACCGCTATAACTTATGCAACAAGGGTAGTTGACGGAATTGAGGAAAAAAGTGAACTTCCTCATGCAGTGGAGGAATATTTTAAATTACCTTTTAGGGAGGCAGTAATAAAGCTTTCAAAGGAGCAGGATAAGAGGCTTATTGCTAGTTTTGCAGTAATAGTTGATGAACTTGCTCAGAGAGGAGATCCTTTAGCTTTAAGAGTAATGAAGGAGGCAAGCGAATATATCGTGAGGATGATTAATAGATTAAAGAAAGAAGGCGGAAGAGTTTCGGTGATAGGCGGTGTAATGAACTCTAGAATTATTAGGGACGAAATTTCTTCTTTAGGCGTAAGTATTTTTTATAGTTATCAAGCAGTAATTGGAGGATTGATATTGGCTGGAGTAAAGATGAGTTTTGAGGAGAGAGATATGTTAGCTAAAGAGCTTACGCAAAAGATTTACAATTTACCAGAAGAAGAATTAAAAAACTATTTATTTATAAATATCAAATCAAAATATAGTGAAACTTAA